Proteins encoded within one genomic window of Granulicella pectinivorans:
- a CDS encoding acyl-CoA carboxylase subunit beta encodes MSFENALSSKLDPTAAKAAANKAALAVLMGAVAEQETTIRQGGGEKAAASQRAKGRMTARERIAGLIDEGTELLELGLWAAFGMYAEYGGAPGAGVVTGLGRVEGRLCMIVANDATVKAGAFFPMTAKKVLRAQTIALENRIPTIYLVDSAGVFLPLQDEVFPDTDDFGRVFRNNAVMSSFGVPQITAIMGMCVAGGAYLPVMTDTVLMTEGSGLFLAGPALVQAAIGQVTGAEELGGASMHAEISGTVDFKEKDDASCLARIRSLVGKLGKRDPHGVFSQIPFDPSTDGPAFPAEDLLGLLDPVPGASNIYDVREVLARLLDRSEFDEYKADFGRTLVCGYGRIGGRAVGIVANQKSNQSTTVAMGPAAGTKRTEFGGVIYTDAAQKAARFIMDCNQSLVPLLFLHDVNGFMVGKDAEWSGIIRAGAKMVSAVSTSVVPKITVILGGSFGAGHYAMCGKAYDPRFLFAWPTARYAVMSGASAASTLASIRTAQMERGGKVLTEDEKKALYEEIKASYDAQADPRYGAARLWIDALIDPSKTREVLITALEAASLNSDVPTYNPGVMQT; translated from the coding sequence ATGTCGTTTGAAAATGCACTGAGTTCGAAGCTTGATCCGACTGCCGCGAAGGCTGCGGCGAACAAAGCGGCACTGGCCGTTCTGATGGGAGCCGTCGCGGAGCAGGAGACCACGATCCGGCAAGGCGGAGGAGAAAAAGCCGCCGCGTCACAGCGAGCCAAGGGCCGCATGACCGCCCGCGAGCGCATCGCCGGCCTCATCGACGAAGGCACAGAGTTACTCGAACTCGGCCTCTGGGCCGCCTTCGGCATGTACGCCGAGTACGGCGGAGCCCCCGGCGCCGGAGTCGTCACCGGGCTGGGCAGAGTAGAGGGTCGCCTTTGCATGATCGTCGCCAACGACGCCACCGTGAAGGCCGGCGCCTTTTTTCCCATGACCGCCAAGAAGGTTCTCCGCGCCCAGACCATCGCCCTCGAAAACCGCATCCCGACCATCTACCTGGTCGACTCCGCCGGCGTCTTTCTCCCCCTCCAGGACGAGGTCTTCCCCGACACCGACGACTTCGGTCGCGTCTTCCGCAACAACGCCGTGATGAGCTCGTTCGGCGTCCCCCAGATCACCGCCATCATGGGCATGTGCGTCGCCGGCGGAGCCTACCTGCCGGTCATGACCGACACAGTCCTGATGACCGAAGGCTCAGGCCTCTTCCTCGCCGGTCCCGCCCTGGTGCAGGCCGCGATCGGCCAGGTAACGGGCGCTGAAGAACTTGGTGGTGCCTCCATGCACGCCGAGATCTCCGGCACCGTCGACTTCAAGGAGAAGGACGACGCAAGCTGCCTCGCAAGAATCCGCTCTCTCGTCGGCAAGCTTGGCAAGCGCGATCCCCACGGCGTCTTCTCGCAGATTCCCTTCGACCCCTCCACGGATGGCCCGGCCTTCCCGGCCGAAGACCTCCTCGGTTTGCTCGATCCAGTCCCGGGCGCAAGTAACATCTACGACGTGCGCGAAGTCCTCGCCCGCCTCCTCGACCGCTCGGAGTTCGACGAGTATAAGGCCGACTTCGGCCGCACGCTCGTCTGCGGCTACGGTCGCATCGGCGGCCGCGCCGTCGGCATCGTAGCCAACCAGAAGAGCAACCAGAGCACCACCGTCGCGATGGGCCCCGCAGCCGGAACCAAACGCACCGAGTTTGGTGGCGTCATCTACACTGACGCCGCCCAGAAGGCCGCCCGCTTCATCATGGACTGCAACCAGAGCCTCGTACCTCTCCTCTTCCTGCATGACGTGAACGGCTTCATGGTGGGCAAGGACGCCGAATGGTCGGGCATCATCCGGGCCGGCGCGAAGATGGTCTCCGCCGTCTCCACCAGCGTCGTCCCCAAGATCACCGTCATTCTTGGAGGCAGCTTCGGAGCAGGCCACTACGCGATGTGCGGCAAGGCCTACGACCCCCGTTTCCTCTTTGCCTGGCCCACGGCGCGCTACGCCGTCATGAGCGGCGCCAGTGCCGCCAGCACGCTCGCCAGCATCCGCACCGCGCAGATGGAGCGTGGCGGCAAGGTCCTCACCGAAGATGAAAAAAAGGCTCTTTACGAAGAGATCAAAGCCAGCTACGACGCCCAGGCCGATCCCCGTTACGGTGCAGCTCGCCTCTGGATCGACGCCCTGATCGATCCATCGAAGACCCGCGAGGTATTGATCACGGCTCTCGAAGCCGCGTCCCTGAACAGCGATGTGCCAACGTACAACCCCGGAGTGATGCAGACATGA
- a CDS encoding hydroxymethylglutaryl-CoA lyase: MTELVKIVECPRDAWQGLPGAIPPEVKADYLRVLIAAGFKHIDAVSFVSKEAVPQMADSEVVLRYLDPPDDVELIGIVVNEKGAERAIKTESVQAFGFPYSVSPTFLERNQRQTPEEALEALEAIGTLGYKQGIDTVAYISMAFGNPYGDPWDIDEVVAACDLLVDLGVRQISLADTVGLATPKIVADVVSDVLAVHDGVEIGVHLHARPADAAAKVRAAYNAGCRRFDGAIGGFGGCPFAQDALVGNLPTELLIAELKALGAEIGPMRPLDGLLAAAKDIEKKFGAKVQ, encoded by the coding sequence ATGACGGAGTTGGTCAAGATTGTGGAGTGTCCGCGGGATGCCTGGCAGGGACTGCCCGGAGCGATCCCCCCCGAAGTAAAAGCCGATTACCTGCGCGTCCTCATCGCCGCCGGCTTCAAGCACATTGACGCCGTCAGCTTTGTCTCGAAAGAAGCCGTCCCGCAGATGGCCGACTCGGAGGTCGTCCTCCGCTATCTGGATCCCCCCGACGACGTCGAGTTGATCGGCATCGTCGTCAACGAGAAGGGCGCCGAACGCGCCATCAAGACCGAGTCCGTGCAGGCCTTCGGCTTCCCCTACTCCGTCTCCCCCACCTTCCTCGAACGCAACCAGCGCCAGACCCCGGAAGAAGCGCTCGAAGCCCTTGAGGCGATCGGGACGCTCGGCTACAAGCAGGGCATCGACACCGTCGCCTACATCTCGATGGCCTTCGGAAACCCCTACGGCGACCCGTGGGATATCGACGAGGTCGTAGCGGCCTGCGATCTCCTGGTCGACCTCGGCGTCCGTCAGATCTCACTCGCCGATACCGTCGGTCTCGCCACGCCGAAGATCGTCGCCGATGTCGTCAGCGATGTCCTCGCGGTGCACGATGGCGTCGAGATCGGCGTACACCTCCACGCGCGTCCGGCCGATGCCGCCGCGAAGGTCCGCGCTGCATACAACGCCGGGTGCCGCCGCTTCGATGGAGCCATCGGCGGCTTTGGCGGCTGTCCCTTCGCGCAGGATGCCCTGGTCGGCAATCTGCCCACCGAACTCTTGATCGCAGAGCTGAAGGCCCTCGGCGCGGAGATCGGCCCGATGCGCCCTCTCGACGGGCTCCTGGCCGCAGCCAAAGATATCGAAAAGAAGTTTGGAGCTAAAGTGCAATGA
- a CDS encoding enoyl-CoA hydratase/isomerase family protein gives MTILVDETEGVRTITLNRPDRKNALTVEMQEALIRALHDASSDPACRVVVLAGAGDAFCSGLDLASLQGMNDKTEAEHTADAARISAMFRTMYELPKPTIAAVQGLALAGGTGLATMCDFTLAVPEAKFGYTEARIGFVPALVSAYLILQIGEKRARDLLLTGRLFAAEEAFRLGLVTEIVEPVALLSRVAEIAKTLVANSPESMRATKALLAAQNKAWLDAALEASMKANAEARCTHDFKEGVAAFLEKRKPVWG, from the coding sequence ATGACGATCCTGGTCGATGAGACCGAAGGTGTTCGGACGATTACGCTGAATCGGCCGGATCGCAAGAACGCTCTCACGGTCGAGATGCAGGAGGCGCTCATCCGCGCGCTCCACGATGCGTCGTCGGATCCCGCCTGCCGTGTCGTCGTGCTGGCCGGCGCGGGTGACGCCTTCTGCTCCGGACTGGATCTCGCGTCCCTGCAAGGGATGAACGACAAGACCGAAGCCGAGCATACCGCGGACGCGGCCCGTATCTCCGCAATGTTTCGGACCATGTACGAACTCCCCAAGCCGACTATCGCGGCGGTGCAGGGGCTCGCGCTCGCCGGCGGCACAGGCCTTGCGACGATGTGCGACTTCACCCTCGCCGTACCCGAGGCGAAGTTCGGCTACACCGAGGCCCGCATCGGCTTCGTGCCCGCCCTCGTCTCGGCCTATCTCATCCTGCAGATTGGCGAGAAGCGCGCGCGCGACCTTCTTCTGACCGGCAGACTCTTCGCCGCCGAAGAGGCCTTCCGGCTCGGGCTCGTCACGGAGATCGTCGAACCCGTGGCCTTACTCTCCCGCGTAGCTGAGATTGCGAAGACGCTTGTAGCGAACAGTCCCGAGTCCATGCGCGCGACCAAGGCCCTGCTGGCCGCGCAGAACAAGGCCTGGCTCGATGCGGCGCTCGAAGCGTCCATGAAAGCCAACGCCGAAGCCCGCTGTACCCATGACTTCAAGGAGGGCGTGGCCGCGTTCCTCGAGAAGCGGAAGCCGGTCTGGGGCTAG
- a CDS encoding acyl-CoA thioesterase, with product MSEHAVVGEARIRVRYAETDQMGVVYHANYLVWFEVGRAELMRQMGLDYKEMEREEGCGIAVVEANCRYRAPARYDDELIVRTRVTGARGAVVKFGYEIVRLADETLLCEGYTVHVVVGKDMKKRSLPEKYAERFRAALIPSL from the coding sequence ATGAGTGAACATGCAGTCGTCGGCGAGGCCCGTATCCGCGTCCGGTATGCGGAGACGGATCAGATGGGTGTGGTCTATCACGCGAATTACCTTGTCTGGTTTGAGGTAGGACGAGCCGAGCTGATGCGGCAGATGGGCCTCGACTACAAGGAGATGGAGCGCGAAGAAGGCTGCGGCATCGCGGTGGTCGAGGCAAACTGCCGCTATCGCGCACCGGCCCGCTACGACGACGAACTCATCGTACGCACGCGCGTCACCGGCGCTCGTGGCGCTGTCGTGAAGTTTGGCTATGAGATTGTGCGTCTTGCGGACGAGACCCTCCTCTGCGAGGGCTATACCGTCCACGTCGTCGTCGGCAAGGACATGAAAAAGCGCTCTCTCCCGGAGAAATATGCGGAGCGTTTTCGCGCCGCTCTCATCCCATCTCTGTAG
- a CDS encoding SDR family oxidoreductase has product MSVALVTGANKGIGLETVKQLAEQGITVLLGSRDLARGEAAAAPLKAAGLDVRAVKIDVDNAGDREAIAAYIEKEFGKLDILINNAGVLLDGMGLSNRTSTTSQEMLSQTFQTNVLAPIALTQALLPLLRKSSAGRIVNLSSILGSLTLHATKGSPIYDAKTFAYDTSKAALNSFTIHLAHELSGTSIKVNSAHPGWVKTDMGTDAAPMEIPDGAKTSVWLATLPEDGPSGGFFHMQDTLPW; this is encoded by the coding sequence ATGAGCGTAGCGCTAGTAACCGGGGCAAATAAAGGGATTGGTCTTGAGACAGTGAAGCAGCTCGCGGAGCAGGGGATCACCGTCCTGCTGGGCTCACGCGACCTGGCCAGGGGCGAAGCCGCAGCGGCTCCGCTGAAGGCCGCCGGGCTGGATGTGCGTGCTGTCAAGATCGATGTCGACAACGCAGGCGATCGCGAGGCGATTGCGGCCTACATCGAGAAGGAATTCGGCAAGCTCGACATCCTCATCAACAACGCAGGAGTCCTGCTGGATGGCATGGGGTTGAGCAACCGCACCAGCACCACGAGTCAGGAGATGTTGTCGCAGACCTTCCAGACCAATGTCCTCGCACCGATCGCGCTCACTCAGGCCCTTCTGCCCCTGCTCCGGAAGAGCAGCGCCGGCCGCATCGTCAATCTGTCCAGCATTCTCGGTTCGTTGACCCTGCACGCCACCAAGGGCTCGCCGATCTATGACGCCAAGACCTTCGCCTACGACACCTCGAAGGCTGCGCTGAACTCCTTCACCATCCACCTCGCGCACGAACTCTCCGGCACCAGCATCAAGGTCAACTCCGCCCATCCAGGCTGGGTCAAGACCGACATGGGCACCGACGCCGCACCCATGGAGATCCCCGACGGTGCCAAGACCTCAGTCTGGCTCGCAACCCTGCCCGAAGACGGCCCGAGCGGCGGCTTCTTCCACATGCAGGACACGCTGCCCTGGTAA
- a CDS encoding cobalamin B12-binding domain-containing protein, with amino-acid sequence MHTTPIRVLVAKPGLDGHDRGAKIIARALRDAGMEVIYTGLRQTPEMIVSAALQEDVDCIGLSILSGAHNAIVPRITALLREAKAEDILLVLGGTIPEADIAGLKAGGVAAIFGPGTPLETTIQFIRKHTKPRTLAF; translated from the coding sequence ATGCATACGACTCCAATCCGCGTGCTGGTGGCCAAGCCCGGGCTCGATGGGCACGACCGTGGCGCGAAGATCATCGCACGGGCGCTGCGCGATGCGGGCATGGAGGTTATCTACACCGGGCTGAGGCAGACGCCGGAGATGATCGTCTCGGCTGCGCTGCAAGAGGATGTGGACTGCATTGGGCTTTCGATTCTTTCGGGAGCGCACAATGCGATCGTGCCGCGGATTACGGCGCTGCTGCGCGAGGCGAAGGCGGAGGACATTCTGCTGGTTCTGGGAGGCACGATTCCAGAGGCGGATATCGCGGGGCTGAAGGCGGGTGGAGTGGCGGCGATCTTCGGGCCGGGCACACCGCTGGAGACGACGATTCAGTTCATTCGCAAACATACGAAGCCGCGTACGCTGGCATTTTGA
- a CDS encoding GH39 family glycosyl hydrolase, with protein sequence MKNWLPVVVLSLSASVVSAQTNVTVNWAKTIATSHATPTLQVVVNPQLLRGAKLHDSTFSSLHALGADYVRYVPWLPYPKQAVAELQAPTASATSWDFTHIDPTLDDFMQAQAGHSVVMNFSTIPAWMYKTDKPVTYPDDPNQVFWHYTQGNDLRDPSMKEAAAYFARLVAWYTQGGFTDELGKRHESGHHYHFAYWEVLNEIEFEHNWTPEAYTRFYDTVTAAIHAVDPSIKFMGLALGAPSTHPEMFEYFLNPANHRAGAPLDFITYHFYAEPTAAQGIGDWQYTFFDQAEGFLHTVRFAELIRKRLSPATRTDLNELGIILPEDGKEIGNPGYVAPPPPDAYWNLAGALYAYLYVELARIGIDVVGESQLVGYPSQYPSVSMMSYATTKPNARYWTLKLLHDHLGDGDPMLETGGGSRDLAVQAFLHGGHRTILFANKRNHPLQIALPKEAAHVAYVAPSTGEGPVGERDLSSPALTLEPFEVAIVTLK encoded by the coding sequence ATGAAAAACTGGCTCCCAGTCGTCGTTCTTTCGCTCAGTGCTTCTGTCGTTTCGGCTCAGACCAACGTTACGGTCAACTGGGCGAAGACCATCGCAACCTCTCACGCTACGCCGACGCTTCAGGTTGTGGTGAACCCGCAGTTGCTGCGCGGGGCGAAGCTGCATGATTCCACCTTCTCCTCCCTGCATGCGCTGGGAGCGGACTATGTGCGGTATGTGCCCTGGCTGCCGTATCCGAAGCAGGCTGTTGCTGAGTTGCAGGCTCCTACGGCCAGTGCGACGTCGTGGGACTTTACGCATATCGACCCGACGCTTGATGACTTCATGCAGGCGCAGGCCGGGCACTCGGTGGTGATGAACTTCTCCACCATTCCGGCTTGGATGTACAAGACCGACAAACCGGTGACATATCCGGATGACCCGAACCAGGTGTTCTGGCATTACACGCAAGGCAACGATCTGCGGGATCCTTCGATGAAGGAGGCTGCGGCGTATTTTGCGCGGCTGGTGGCCTGGTACACGCAGGGCGGATTTACGGATGAGTTGGGCAAGCGGCATGAGTCCGGACACCATTATCACTTCGCCTACTGGGAGGTGCTGAACGAGATCGAGTTCGAGCACAACTGGACACCCGAGGCTTATACGCGCTTCTACGACACAGTCACGGCCGCGATCCACGCGGTGGACCCATCGATCAAGTTCATGGGGTTGGCGCTTGGCGCCCCCAGTACGCATCCGGAGATGTTCGAGTACTTTCTGAACCCGGCGAACCACCGTGCGGGCGCTCCGCTCGATTTCATCACGTATCACTTCTATGCCGAGCCGACGGCGGCGCAAGGTATCGGCGACTGGCAGTACACCTTCTTCGATCAGGCAGAAGGCTTTCTGCATACAGTGCGGTTCGCGGAGCTGATTCGTAAGCGGCTTTCGCCAGCGACGCGTACCGACCTGAATGAGCTGGGCATTATTCTGCCTGAAGACGGCAAGGAGATCGGCAATCCTGGATACGTTGCGCCTCCGCCTCCGGACGCTTACTGGAACCTGGCGGGGGCGCTGTATGCGTATCTTTACGTCGAGCTGGCACGGATCGGGATCGATGTCGTTGGCGAATCGCAATTGGTCGGGTATCCAAGCCAGTATCCGAGTGTGAGCATGATGAGCTACGCGACGACCAAGCCCAATGCGCGGTACTGGACGCTGAAGCTGCTGCACGACCACCTGGGCGACGGCGATCCGATGCTGGAGACCGGAGGAGGTTCCAGGGATCTTGCCGTTCAGGCATTTCTGCATGGAGGCCACCGCACGATTCTGTTTGCGAACAAGCGGAACCATCCGTTGCAGATCGCTTTGCCCAAAGAGGCCGCTCATGTGGCGTATGTGGCTCCCTCGACCGGCGAGGGGCCGGTCGGCGAACGGGACCTTTCCTCGCCGGCCCTGACCCTGGAGCCGTTTGAGGTCGCTATCGTGACATTGAAGTAG
- a CDS encoding glycosyltransferase family 2 protein has product MRQTISVAIITLNEEANLPRTLASVGFADQIVVMDSGSTDRTVEIAESFHATVVHQPWLGFAAQKNAAIALCTGDWVLSLDADEELSPELQTQIRTFIPTNPRVDAYYLKRRNLFLGRWMKHGGFYPDPKLRLFRRNAVGFDQTPQFGDRLVHETISFFGASDTLDFDLIHHAYPTLEDYIEHMDRYSTLGAQHLLLSHKDSRNPLVFFFNVFIIPNLTFVWNFVFRLGILDGREGLLLHLYQATYTSWKYAKAWQIARKTLDEDAR; this is encoded by the coding sequence ATGCGCCAAACGATCTCCGTTGCCATCATCACCTTGAATGAAGAGGCGAACCTTCCCCGTACGCTCGCGAGCGTCGGTTTTGCCGACCAGATTGTTGTGATGGACTCCGGCTCGACGGATCGCACGGTCGAGATTGCAGAGTCCTTCCATGCAACGGTCGTGCATCAGCCGTGGCTCGGCTTTGCCGCGCAGAAGAATGCGGCGATTGCGCTCTGCACCGGAGACTGGGTGCTTTCGCTAGATGCCGATGAGGAACTTTCGCCTGAGCTTCAGACGCAGATCAGGACGTTCATCCCGACGAATCCGCGTGTGGATGCCTACTACCTGAAGCGACGGAACCTGTTTCTTGGCCGCTGGATGAAGCACGGAGGGTTCTATCCGGATCCGAAGCTTCGTCTGTTCCGCCGGAACGCGGTCGGGTTCGACCAGACACCGCAGTTCGGCGACCGGCTGGTTCATGAGACGATCTCATTTTTCGGGGCTTCGGACACGCTGGACTTCGATCTGATCCACCATGCCTATCCGACGCTTGAGGACTATATCGAGCATATGGACCGGTATAGCACGCTGGGGGCGCAGCACCTCCTGCTGAGTCACAAGGACTCGCGCAACCCGCTCGTCTTCTTTTTCAACGTCTTCATTATTCCGAACCTGACGTTTGTCTGGAACTTCGTCTTTCGCCTGGGGATTCTAGACGGGCGTGAGGGGCTCCTGCTGCATCTTTACCAGGCGACGTATACGAGCTGGAAGTACGCGAAGGCCTGGCAGATCGCACGTAAGACTTTGGACGAAGACGCTCGCTAA
- the cyaY gene encoding iron donor protein CyaY: MIDESTFRRESDRALESLKQSLITAGDASGIFEFEDNNGVMNIIFEDGSPKFVVTPNTPIRQIWISAQATSYKLEFDEATQNFILPKTGEALKPLTQRLLREHLQDAEIILP, translated from the coding sequence ATGATCGACGAATCTACCTTCCGTCGTGAGTCCGACCGGGCTCTCGAAAGCCTCAAGCAGTCCCTGATCACCGCCGGCGACGCCTCGGGCATCTTCGAGTTTGAGGACAATAACGGCGTCATGAACATCATTTTTGAAGACGGGTCGCCGAAGTTTGTGGTGACACCAAATACTCCGATCCGACAGATCTGGATCTCCGCACAGGCCACCAGCTACAAGCTCGAGTTTGACGAGGCCACGCAGAACTTCATTCTTCCCAAGACCGGCGAGGCGCTAAAGCCGCTGACGCAGCGTCTGCTCCGGGAGCATCTGCAGGACGCGGAAATCATTCTCCCCTGA
- a CDS encoding single-stranded DNA-binding protein, with protein sequence MAKGVNKVLLLGNVGKDPEMRATPGGMTIAQFTLATADRAKDAQGNWADKTEWHNLVAFNRTAEVVRDYVKKGTQLFIEGKIQTRSWDDKESGQKKYRTEILVNELTLLGSKSGGSEGGGSSSYSRSSSSSGGYSQSQPVSAPDYGDTGITDDDIPF encoded by the coding sequence ATGGCAAAAGGCGTCAACAAAGTTCTTCTTCTCGGCAACGTCGGCAAAGACCCCGAGATGCGCGCTACCCCCGGCGGCATGACCATCGCCCAGTTCACGCTGGCGACTGCGGATCGCGCGAAGGATGCGCAGGGCAACTGGGCCGACAAGACCGAGTGGCACAACCTGGTCGCCTTCAATCGCACCGCCGAGGTCGTCCGCGACTACGTCAAGAAGGGCACGCAGCTCTTCATCGAGGGCAAGATCCAGACGCGCTCGTGGGATGACAAGGAGTCCGGCCAGAAGAAGTACCGCACGGAGATCCTGGTGAACGAGTTGACCCTTCTGGGCTCGAAGTCCGGCGGATCCGAGGGTGGAGGATCGTCGAGCTACTCGCGCTCCAGTTCCTCCAGCGGCGGTTACTCGCAGAGCCAGCCGGTCTCGGCACCGGATTATGGTGACACCGGGATTACAGACGACGATATCCCCTTCTAA
- a CDS encoding DUF420 domain-containing protein, whose amino-acid sequence MTKERTLIPPNRTHPSFIAAIIGISVIASLFLAWLVYYHQPSDVAGTHLAFLPALNALLNTCCTIALILGIRYIRRGALVQHRNSMFTAFLFSSLFLASYITNHALHGDAKFPGHGVARFVYLWILLLPHILASVIALPMVLITFFFSLTGRFPLHRKIARYTYPIWLYVSVTGVIVYAMLAAYR is encoded by the coding sequence ATGACCAAAGAACGCACGCTCATTCCACCGAACCGGACGCATCCGTCGTTCATCGCGGCCATCATCGGCATCTCGGTGATCGCGAGCCTGTTTCTCGCGTGGCTGGTCTACTACCACCAGCCGAGCGATGTCGCCGGGACGCACCTGGCCTTTCTGCCTGCGCTGAACGCCCTGCTGAATACATGCTGCACGATCGCGTTGATCCTGGGGATACGGTACATCCGGCGGGGGGCTCTGGTGCAGCACCGCAACAGCATGTTCACGGCGTTCCTGTTTTCGTCGCTGTTTCTGGCCTCGTACATTACCAACCATGCGCTGCACGGCGACGCGAAGTTTCCGGGACACGGCGTGGCGCGGTTTGTCTATCTCTGGATCCTGCTGCTGCCGCATATTCTAGCTTCGGTGATCGCTCTGCCGATGGTGCTGATCACGTTCTTCTTTTCGTTGACGGGGCGGTTTCCGCTCCATCGGAAGATTGCGCGGTACACGTATCCGATCTGGCTGTATGTGTCGGTCACGGGTGTGATTGTGTATGCGATGCTGGCGGCCTACCGTTGA
- the cyoE gene encoding heme o synthase: MAISATSEQIVSAKAKTQKAHTLLSDYVVLFKLRVSVMVVITAGAGFYLGSLRSGISPFHAGLFEALAGITVVTLGSSALNQALERKTDLLMRRTADRPMAAGRIGLAHGLTVGFLAVFLGSLYLAIQTNVLTGTLTLLTAIAYVAIYTPLKRVTVINTFIGAFPGALPPLIGWTAVRGVIEWPAVALFAIMFVWQFPHFMAIGWMYRDDYAAAGIRLTPTNSDIRWAARSTVIQSLFYAVLMVPVAIWPTWLGTTGMPYAVIATVLSLGYLYYTLRFATITRNPESPESRKLAVALLRCSVIYLPLLLGAMMLNAQGRLLF, translated from the coding sequence GTGGCTATCTCAGCAACCTCCGAGCAGATCGTCTCCGCCAAAGCGAAGACCCAGAAGGCACATACACTTCTGTCGGACTATGTTGTCCTTTTCAAATTGCGTGTCTCCGTGATGGTCGTGATTACGGCTGGAGCGGGTTTTTACCTGGGTAGCCTTCGGAGCGGGATTTCACCGTTCCACGCGGGACTGTTCGAGGCGCTGGCCGGGATTACGGTCGTGACGCTGGGTTCGAGCGCACTGAACCAGGCGCTGGAGCGCAAGACCGACCTGCTGATGCGTCGCACCGCCGACAGGCCGATGGCCGCGGGCCGGATTGGGCTGGCGCATGGGCTTACGGTTGGCTTTCTCGCTGTCTTTCTGGGGTCGCTTTACCTGGCGATCCAGACCAATGTGCTGACCGGCACGCTGACGCTGCTGACCGCGATCGCCTATGTGGCGATCTATACGCCGCTGAAGCGGGTGACGGTGATCAACACCTTTATCGGTGCGTTTCCGGGGGCGTTACCGCCGCTGATCGGCTGGACCGCGGTGCGCGGCGTGATTGAGTGGCCGGCTGTCGCGCTGTTCGCGATTATGTTCGTGTGGCAGTTTCCGCACTTTATGGCGATCGGCTGGATGTACCGGGATGACTATGCGGCTGCGGGAATCCGGCTGACGCCCACCAACTCCGATATTCGGTGGGCGGCGCGGTCGACTGTGATTCAGAGCTTGTTTTATGCGGTGCTGATGGTGCCTGTGGCGATCTGGCCTACGTGGCTGGGGACGACGGGTATGCCTTATGCGGTGATCGCGACTGTGCTGTCTCTGGGGTATCTGTACTACACGCTTCGCTTTGCCACGATTACACGGAATCCGGAGTCGCCGGAGAGTCGCAAGCTTGCGGTCGCGCTGCTTCGCTGCTCCGTGATCTACCTGCCGTTACTGCTTGGCGCGATGATGTTGAACGCGCAGGGCCGCCTGCTGTTTTAA
- a CDS encoding TPM domain-containing protein: MWRILAILLVLTAPLRAETVRGLPKPTGYVSDFAGVLDAGAKAQIEAQCTAIHQKTGMQIAVVTIHHLEGDTAQEFAQGISDAWHVGSKGTDKGVLMLFSIDDHKRWINVGYGLEGPLNDAKVGDIGRTMVPLLKTAHYREAITIAVDQIAAAISANPTDAPPTPPAPPSPPVWPIFLACGICGGVFLAIVIVVSLRRRQPTLGAVKHSLGMPILTSMPSEDDSRSSFSSSSSNDSSSSSSSSDFGGFDGGSSGGGGAGGDW; the protein is encoded by the coding sequence ATGTGGCGCATACTGGCAATTCTCTTGGTCCTGACCGCCCCCCTCCGGGCCGAAACCGTACGTGGGCTGCCGAAACCCACCGGCTACGTCAGCGACTTTGCCGGTGTGCTGGACGCCGGAGCAAAGGCGCAGATCGAGGCCCAGTGTACGGCGATCCACCAGAAGACCGGCATGCAGATTGCGGTCGTGACGATCCACCATCTCGAAGGCGACACCGCGCAGGAATTCGCTCAGGGCATCTCCGACGCCTGGCACGTCGGCAGCAAGGGCACGGACAAGGGCGTCCTCATGCTCTTCTCCATCGACGACCACAAACGCTGGATCAACGTCGGCTACGGCCTGGAAGGACCGCTCAACGACGCGAAGGTCGGAGACATCGGCCGCACGATGGTCCCCCTCCTGAAAACCGCCCACTACCGCGAAGCCATCACCATCGCCGTCGACCAGATCGCCGCCGCCATCTCCGCGAATCCCACCGATGCTCCCCCCACCCCTCCCGCCCCTCCCTCTCCGCCCGTTTGGCCGATCTTTCTCGCCTGCGGCATCTGCGGGGGAGTCTTCCTGGCCATCGTGATCGTGGTCAGCTTGCGACGGAGGCAACCCACCCTTGGCGCCGTCAAACACAGCCTTGGCATGCCCATCCTTACGTCCATGCCCTCAGAGGACGACTCTCGCAGCAGTTTTTCCTCCTCCTCCAGCAACGACTCCTCCAGTTCCTCCAGCAGCAGCGACTTTGGCGGCTTCGACGGCGGCTCCTCCGGCGGAGGCGGTGCCGGAGGAGACTGGTAA